A single window of Taeniopygia guttata chromosome 1, bTaeGut7.mat, whole genome shotgun sequence DNA harbors:
- the MYH15 gene encoding myosin-15 — protein MMVDMSEFGEAAPYLRKSEKELMKAQTVAFDGKKKCWVPDEKKAYVEAEITESSEGKVTVQTADGKTMTIKEDDVQTMNPPKFDMIEDMSMLTHLNEASVLYNLRKRYSNWMIYTYSGLFCVTINPYKWLPVYKSEVVAAYKGKRRSEAPPHIFSIADNAYHDMLRNRENQSMLITGESGAGKTVNTKRVIQYFATVAALGETGKKNPATKTGGTLEDQIIQANPALEAFGNAKTLRNDNSSRFGKFIRIHFGTTGKLSSADIEIYLLEKSRVIFQQPGERDYHIFYQILSGKKPELLDMLLISTNPYDYHFCSQGVVTVDNLDDGEELLATDQAMDILGFVPDEKAGSYKLTGAIMHFGNMKFKQRPREEQAEADGTESADKAAYLMGINSSDLIKGLLHPRVKVGNEYVTKGQSVEQVLYAVGALSKAVYDRMFKWLVVRINKTLDTKLPRQFFIGVLDIAGFEIFDFNSFEQLCINYTNEKLQQFFNHHMFVLEQEEYKKEGIDWVFIDFGMDLQACIDLIEKPLGILSILEEECMFPKATDMTFKSKLYDNHLGKSPNLQKPRPDKKRKYEAHFELLHYAGAVPYNIIGWLEKNKDPLNETVVGIFQKSSNKLLASLFESYIGADSGDQGGEKKRKKGASFQTVSSLHKENLNKLMTNLKSTAPHFVRCIIPNESKTPGEMDAFLVLHQLRCNGVLEGIRICRKGFPNRVLYADFKQRYRILNPGAIPEDKFVDSRKAAEKLMASLDVDHTQYRFGHTKVFFKAGLLGHLEEMRDERLAKILTMIQARARGRLMRIEFQKIVERRDALLVIQWNIRAFMAVKNWPWMKLFFKIKPLLKTAETEKEMANMKEEFLKLKEALEKSEARRKELEEKQVSLVQEKNDLLLQLQAEQDTLADAEERCDLLIKSKIQLEAKVKELTERVEDEEEMNSELTSKKRKLEDECSELKKDIDDLEITLAKVEKEKHATENKVKNLTEEMATLDENISKLTKEKKSLQESHQQVLDDLQAEEDKVNTLSKAKVKLEQQVDDLEGSLEQEKKVRMDLERAKRKLEGDLKLTQESVMDLENDKLQMEEKLKKKEFEMSQLNSKIEDEQAIVMQLQKKIKELQARIEELEEELEAERAARAKVEKQRSDLARELEELSERLEEAGGATAAQLEMNKKREAEFLKLRRDLEEATLHYEATAATLRKKHADSVAEMGEQLDNLQRVKQKLEKEKSELKMEVDDLSSNMEQMVKGKANAEKLCRTYEDHLNETKTKLEEMTRLMNDLTTQKTKLQSENGEFTRQLEEKESLISQLSRGKTSFTQQIEELKRQLEEETKSKNALAHALQAARHDCDLLREQYEEEQEAKAELQRALSKGNAEVAQWRTKYETDAIQRTEELEDAKKKLAARLQEAEEAIEAANAKCSSLEKTKHRLQNELEDMMIDLEKANSAAASLDKKQRGFDKIISDWKQKYEESQAELEASQKEARGLSTELFKLKNAYEETLDHLETLKRENKNLQEEISDLTNQISEGNKSLHEIEKIKKQVEQEKSEVQLALEEAEGALEHEESKTLRFQLELSQVKAEFERKLTEKEEEMENIRRNQQRAIDSLQSTLDSEARSRNEAIRLKKKMEGDLNEMEIQLSHANRHAAEATKSARVLQTQIKELQVQLDDSGHVNEDLKEQLAVSDRRNNLLQSELDELRALLDQTERARKLAEHELLEATERVNLLHSQNTSLINQKKKLEGDISQMQNEVEESLQECRNAEEKAKKAITDAAMMAEELKKEQDTSAHLERMKKNMEQTIKDLQKRLDEAEQIALKGGKKQIQKLESRVRELENELETELRRNSDAQKGARKFERRIKELTYQSEEDKKNLARMQDLIDKLQLKVKSYKHQAEEAEAQANLYLSKYRKQQHDLDDAEERAEIAESQVNKLRSKSRDIGMKKVHEEE, from the exons ATGATGGTCGATATGTCAGAGTTTGGGGAGGCTGCTCCCTACCTCCGAAAGAGCGAGAAGGAGCTGATGAAGGCTCAGACCGTGGCCTTCGATG GGAAGAAGAAATGTTGGGTTCCTGATGAAAAGAAAGCTTACGTTGAAGCTGAAATTACAGAAAGCAGCGAAGGCAAAGTGACGGTGCAGACAGCGGATGGAAAG ACCATGACTATAAAAGAAGATGATGTGCAGACCATGAACCCTCCCAAATTCGACATGATTGAGGACATGTCTATGCTGACCCACCTGAACGAGGCCTCTGTGCTGTACAACCTGAGGAAGCGCTACAGCAACTGGATGATCTAT ACATACTCGGGTTTATTCTGTGTGACCATAAACCCCTACAAGTGGTTGCCTGTCTACAAGTCGGAGGTGGTTGCGGCGTACAAAGGCAAGAGGCGCTCGGAGGCTCCTCCCCACATCTTCTCCATCGCCGACAACGCGTACCACGACATGCTGCGCA ATCGAGAGAATCAGTCTATGCTGATCAC CGGAGAATCCGGTGCTGGCAAGACTGTCAACACAAAACGAGTCATCCAGTACTTTGCCACAGTGGCAGCCCTGGGTGAAACTGGTAAAAAGAAT CCAGCTACGAAAACTGGG GGAACCTTGGAGGATCAAATCATTCAAGCAAACCCAGCCCTAGAAGCTTTTGGGAATGCCAAAACCCTGAGAAACGACAATTCCTCACGTTTC GGTAAATTTATCCGAATCCATTTTGGAACTACAGGCAAGCTGTCATCTGCTGATATTGAGATTT ATTTATTGGAAAAATCCCGAGTGATTTTCCAGCAACCTGGTGAAAGAGACTATCACATCTTCTACCAGATCCTGTCAGGAAAGAAGCCAGAGTTACTAG ACATGCTCCTGATCTCCACCAACCCATATGACTACCACTTCTGCTCTCAAGGAGTGGTCACAGTAGACAACTTGGACGATGGAGAAGAGCTGTTGGCAACAGAT CAAGCCATGGACATCTTGGGATTTGTGCCTGATGAGAAGGCTGGTTCCTACAAGCTCACAGGTGCCATCATGCACTTTGGCAATATGAAATTCAAGCAAAGACCCCgagaggagcaggcagaggctgATGGCACTGAAA GTGCTGACAAAGCTGCCTACCTGATGGGAATCAACTCCTCTGATTTGATTAAGGGTTTGTTGCACCCTAGGGTGAAAGTTGGCAATGAGTATGTGACCAAAGGTCAAAGTGTTGAACAG GTTCTGTATGCTGTGGGGGCCTTATCTAAGGCAGTGTACGACCGAATGTTCAAATGGCTGGTGGTCCGTATCAACAAGACCTTGGACACTAAGCTGCCAAGACAGTTCTTCATTGGAGTCTTGGATATTGCTGGGTTTGAAATCTTTGAT TTTAACAGCTTTGAGCAGCTGTGCATCAATTACACTAATGAGAAACTGCAACAGTTTTTCAATCATCACATGTTTGTCCTGGAGCAAGAAGAGTATAAGAAGGAAGGCATTGACTGGGTATTCATTGACTTTGGCATGGACCTGCAGGCCTGCATTGATCTAATTGAGAAG CCACTGGGAATCCTGTCTATCCTTGAAGAGGAGTGCATGTTCCCAAAAGCTACAGATATGACATTCAAATCCAAACTCTACGACAACCATCTTGGCAAGTCACCCAACCTACAGAAGCCCAGGCCTgataagaaaaggaaatatgaaGCTCACTTTGAACTCCTTCATTATGCTGGTGCA GTTCCCTACAACATCATTGGGTGGCTTGAGAAGAACAAGGACCCGCTTAATGAAACTGTAGTAGGCATTTTCCAGAAATCATCCAACAAACTCCTGGCAAGCTTGTTTGAAAGCTACATTGGTGCTGACAGTG gTGACCAGGGTGGAGAAAAGAAACGCAAGAAAGGTGCTTCTTTCCAAACCGTGTCCTCACTGCACAAG GAAAATTTAAATAAGCTGATGACTAACCTGAAATCTACAGCCCCTCACTTTGTGCGATGCATTATCCCAAATGAATCAAAAACTCCAG gCGAAATGGATGCATTCCTTGTTTTGCATCAGCTTCGCTGTAACGGTGTCCTGGAAGGCATCCGCATTTGCAGGAAGGGTTTCCCAAACAGGGTGCTTTATGCTGACTTCAAACAAAG GTACCGTATCCTGAATCCAGGAGCAATCCCAGAGGATAAGTTTGTGGATagcagaaaagctgctgaaaaacTGATGGCATCTTTAGATGTTGACCATACCCAATATCGTTTTGGACACACCAAG GTGTTCTTCAAGGCTGGTCTCTTGGGCCATCTAGAAGAAATGAGGGATGAGAGACTTGCTAAAATCTTAACCATGATCCAGGCAAGAGCGCGCGGCAGATTGATGCGGATTGAGTTTCAGAAGATAGTGGAGCGCAG GGACGCCCTTCTTGTAATTCAGTGGAACATCCGTGCTTTTATGGCTGTCAAGAACTGGCCTTGGATGAAGCTTTTCTTTAAGATTAAGCCCCTCCTGAAGACTGCAGAAACTGAAAAGGAGATGGCCAATATGAAGGAAGAATTCCTGAAACTGAAGGAAGCTCTGGAAAAATCTGAAGCCCGGAGAAAGGAACTTGAGGAAAAGCAAGTCTCTttagttcaggaaaaaaatgatttGCTTCTCCAGCTCCAAGCT GAGCAAGACACTCTGGCAGATGCTGAGGAACGTTGCGACTTGTTGATTAAATCAAAGATTCAGCTGGAAGCCAAAGTCAAAGAACTGACAGAGAGGGttgaggatgaggaagagaTGAATTCTGAGCTGACTTCTAAGAAGAGAAAATTGGAAGATGAGTGCTCTGAGCTCAAGAAGGATATTGATGATCTTGAAATAACACTTGCAAAAGTAGAGAAAGAGAAACATGCTACTGAAAACAAG GTCAAAAATCTGACAGAAGAAATGGCAACACTTGATGAGAATATCAGCAAACTTACTAAGGAGAAAAAGTCCTTGCAGGAATCTCATCAGCAAGTTCTAGATGACCTACAAGCAGAAGAGGACAAGGTCAACACACTGAGCAAAGCTAAAGTGAAACTGGAACAGCAAGTGGATGAT CTCGAGGGATCACTGGAACAAGAGAAGAAAGTGAGGATGGATCTAGAAAGGGCAAAACGCAAATTGGAAGGGGATTTGAAGCTGACCCAAGAGAGTGTCATGGACTTGGAAAATGATAAACTGCAGatggaagaaaagctgaaaaa GAAAGAATTTGAAATGAGCCAGCTGAATTCCAAGATAGAAGATGAACAAGCTATAGTGatgcagctgcagaagaagATCAAGGAGCTTCAG GCTCGTATCGAAGAGCTAGAAGAGGAGCTGGAAGCAGAAAGAGCCGCTCGAGCCAAGGTGGAGAAGCAGAGATCAGATCTGGCccgggagctggaggagctgagcgAGCGGCTGGAGGAGGCCGGGGGAGCCACGGCTGCCCAGCTGGAGATGAACAAGAAGCGCGaggccgagttcctgaagctGAGGCGGGACCTGGAGGAGGCCACGCTGCACTATGAGGCCACGGCCGCCACGCTGAGGAAGAAGCACGCGGACAGCGTGGCCGAGATGGGCGAGCAGCTGGACAACCTGCAGAGGGTCAAGCAGAaactggagaaggagaaaagcgAGCTGAAGATGGAAGTGGATGATCTGTCATCCAACATGGAGCAGATGGTCAAGGGAAAA GCCAATGCAGAGAAGCTTTGTCGCACTTATGAAGACCATCTGAACGAGACAAAAACAAAACTGGAGGAAATGACTCGCCTCATGAATGACCTCACGACCCAGAAGACTAAACTCCAGAGTGAGAATG GTGAGTTTACTAGACAACTTGAAGAGAAGGAGTCACTGATAAGTCAGCTGTCCCGGGGAAAAACATCCTTTACACAACAGATTGAAGAACTTAAGAGACAGCTAGAAGAGGAAACCAAG TCCAAGAACGCCCTGGCTCACGCGCTGCAAGCAGCCAGGCACGACTGCGATCTCTTGCGGGAGCAGTAcgaggaggagcaggaagccaaggcagagctgcagcggGCTCTCTCCAAGGGAAATGCAGAAGTGGCACAGTGGAGAACAAAGTATGAGACTGATGCCATTCAGAGAACTGAGGAGCTGGAAGATGCCAA GAAGAAGCTCGCTGCTCGCCTGCAAGAAGCTGAGGAAGCAATTGAGGCAGCCAATGCCAAGTGCTCCTCTCTGGAAAAGAcaaagcacaggctgcagaatGAGCTGGAAGACATGATGATTGACCTGGAGAAGGCCAACTCAGCAGCTGCCTCACTGGACAAGAAGCAGCGTGGTTTTGACAAGATCATCAGTGACtggaagcagaagtatgaggagtcacaggcagagctggaggcttCCCAAAAGGAGGCCCGTGGCCTCAGCACTGAGCTCTTCAAGCTGAAGAATGCCTATGAGGAGACACTGGACCACCTGGAGActttgaaaagggaaaacaagaacCTCCAAG AGGAGATTTCTGATCTCACCAATCAGATTAGTGAAGGAAACAAGAGCCTccatgaaatagaaaaaatcAAGAAGCAGGTTGAGCAAGAGAAGTCAGAAGTTCAGCTGGCTCTGGAAGAAGCAGAG GGAGCTTTGGAACATGAAGAAAGCAAGACCCTTCGTTTCCAGCTTGAACTTTCTCAGGTTAAAGCAGAGTTTGAAAGGAAGCTgacagaaaaggaggaagaaatggaaaatataag GAGAAACCAGCAACGTGCCATAGACTCGCTGCAGTCCACCCTGGATTCTGAAGCCCGCAGCAGAAACGAGGCCATCCGCCTCAAGAAGAAGATGGAAGGGGACCTCAATGAGATGGAAATCCAGCTCAGCCACGCTAATAGGCATGCTGCAGAAGCAACCAAGTCAGCACGAGTCTTGCAGACACAAATAAAG GAGCTTCAGGTGCAGCTGGATGACTCGGGACACGTGAATGAAGATCTGAAGGAGCAGCTGGCAGTCTCTGACAGGAGGAACAATCTTCTCCAGTCAGAGCTGGATGAACTGAGGGCTTTGCTGGACCAGACTGAACGGGCAAGGAAGCTGGCAGAGCACGAGCTGCTGGAAGCCACCGAACGTGTGAACCTGCTTCACAGCCAG AACACAAGCCTGATCAATCAAAAGAAGAAGCTGGAGGGTGACATTTCCCAGATGCAGAATGAAGTGGAAGAATCACTCCAGGAGTGTCggaatgcagaagaaaaagccaaGAAAGCAATCACAGAT GCAGCAATGATGGCTGAGGAGCTCAAAAAGGAGCAGGATACTAGTGCTCATTTAGAGAGAATGAAGAAGAACATGGAACAAACCATTAAAGACCTCCAGAAGCGACTGGATGAAGCAGAACAAATAGCTCTGAAAGGTGGCAAGAAGCAGATCCAAAAACTGGAATCCAGG GTTCGTGAGCTGGAGAATGAACTTGAGACTGAGCTCCGTCGCAATTCGGACGCCCAGAAAGGAGCCCGCAAGTTTGAGAGACGCATAAAGGAGCTGACTTACCAG TCAGAAGAAGATAAGAAGAATCTTGCCAGGATGCAGGATCTGATTGACAAGCTACAATTAAAAGTGAAGAGTTACAAGCACCAAGCAGAGGAAGCT GAAGCTCAAGCCAATCTGTACCTCTCAAAgtacagaaaacagcagcatgATCTGGATGATGCTGAAGAAAGGGCTGAAATAGCTGAATCTCAAGTTAATAAGCTGAGGAGCAAGTCAAGAGACATTGGCATGAAAAAG GTTCATGAAGAGGAATAA